TGCCAACTTCCTGCATCTGCGGCCCGAGGTCTTGGGCCTGGTCGATGCGCCCACCCGCGCATGGATCACTGCCTCGCCGATCATTCGTCGCCGCAGTGGCGTGGAAAAGTTCGAAGTCGACATCCGTCACGGCCATGCCACGCTTGCGCCCACGCCCCTGCAGCTGAGTGCCGTGGTGATGCTGTCCAAGCAGCCGGCCAGCACATCGGGCAACGGACTGATGCCCGTGCCAGCCGCGCAGATAGCGCAGTGCCTGCAGCGCGACCAGCCCTATGCCGCCGGCCAGCCGGGGTGGCAACGCTTCGTGGCGCAGGTGCAGCGCATCGGCATGTTCACCCTGCACCGTGGCGCGCACCCGCAGGCTTCGCTGGACGCCTTGCTGCAGGTGCTGCGGTGAGGCCGCTGCGCGAGCGGCAGCAGGCGCGGGTCGGCACTGCAGGCGATGTGCGCGGCTGATGTTTCGGCACGCACGCAATCGGATCCGGGCGGTGCTGCATGGCTTCGTCGACACGCTGGTGCCGGCGGACCGGCCGGCCGTCGCGCTGTACGTGGCATTGTCGCTGGCGGCCGCATGCATCGGCAGCCTCGTGGCGGTGTGTCTGTTGCCGTTGGTGCAACCCGGCCACAGCGTGCAGCTGGCCGGTTATCGGCTGGCCGTGCCCGGGGGACTGCCGGTGCAGGCAGGCGTGTTTGTAGTCGTCAGCGCGCTGTTCGCGCTGTTGCGTTGGCACGGCGCGCGGCTGGCCGCACGCCTGACCAGCCGGTATGCGCTGGGCCTGCGCCGGCGCGTGCATGCGGCGCTGATGGATGCGCCGCTGCCGGCCTTGTCGGGCGCCAGTTCGGCGGAAATCGCCAATGTGCTGACCTACAATATCGAAATCGCAACACAGGGGTTCAGCGCGGTCTTGCAACTGCTGGTGGCCGGCATCACCGCGCTGGTCAGCGTGTGCGTGGCGGTGTCGATCGTGCCTGCGTTGCTGCTTGCGACACCGCTGCTCGCGCTGCTGGCATGGCTGGGGCTGCGCATCTCCAGCAGCGATGTGCAGGCGCGCATCAGCCGCGACTACGTCGCCGACATGACCCAGCTGTTCTGGTTGAGCGAGGACTTCCCGCGCCGCCTGCGCCATGTGCGCTCGTTTGAGCGCGAAGCGGTGGAAACCCGGCAGTACGAGCACATGTCCACCCGCCTGGGACGCGGATACGCGCAGCAGCAGGAACTGGTGGCCGCCAGCCGCCTGGTGCTGGAGCTCACCGCGGTGGCTGCCATTGCCGGCATCCTGGTGCTCGCCAACCTGTGGCAGGGCGCCGACCGCGCGGCGCTGATCACGGTCGGTCTGTTGCTTGGCCGCCTGCTGCCGTATCTGGTCACCACGCGGCAGAGCGTGCAGCAGCTGCGCTCAGCCTGGCCGGCCCTGCAGCTGTGGCGGCGCTACGTGGATCTGGGCACGCCAGGTGCGCCTGCATCGAATGCGGCTGCCGAACGGCTGCCGGCCGTGCTGCATCTGGAGCGCATCGATCTGGCACCGCCGCTGCCCGCGCTTGCGATCGACGGCTTGCTGCTGGTGGCGGGGGAGATGACCTTGGTGGTCGGCCCATCCGGTATCGGCAAGAGCAGTCTGATGGACGTGCTGTCAGGGCAAACGCCGCCGCTGCTGTTCGAGGCGCATATGAGCGGGCGTCGGCTGGATTTTGCCGCCTATCGACAGCTGATCCGCCATAGCGCCTACGTCAGTCAGGCCGTGCGCCCCTGGCAATGCAACGTGCGCGAGTGCCTGGACTGGGCGCTGCCGGGGACGCCCGATGACCGCATGTGGGACGTGCTGTGCGATGTCGGCCTGGGCGCACGGCTGCAACGCGAGGGGCAGGGCCTGGACACCGTCATCAATGGGCAGGAGGGCCGCCTGTCCGGCGGTGAGTTGCAACGCCTGCTGCTGGCGCAGGTGTTGCTGCGCGCCCCGACCCTGGCGGTGCTGGACGAGGCCACCAGCGCCCTCGATGCGGACGCCGAACAGCAGGTACTGGTGACCCTGCGGCAGCGGTTGCCGCAGACCGCCTTGGTGGTGGTGTCGCACCGCACCAGTCTGGCCGCGGTGGCCGATCGCACCGTTGCGCTGGGCGGCGCAGCGGTCGCGCAGGCGCAGGGCAGGGTCACGGCCATGGCGACCCGCCGCGGCGCCTGATCGCGCCGCCTCTCCATACAGCGCTCAGCCGGCGATCTCTTCCAGCGCGAGATTGCGTGTCCGCGGCCCGAACACCGCGATCACGCTCGCCACGATCGACATGCTGATCACGATGAAGCTCAGCACGCCGTGGCTGCCGACCTGGGTGAGCAGCCAGCCGATCAGCACACTGCTCACCGCCGTCGACAAGCGGCTGAACGAGTAGCAGAACCCGACTGCCCGCGCGCGCAGGCCGGTGGGAAACAGCTCGGCCTGGTAGCCATGGTAGGCAAAGCTCATCCAGGCATTGCAGAACGCAATCATCGCGCCGCACGCCACCATGCCAGCAGCCTGGTGCTGCAGCGAAAACAGCACGCCCAACAGCACCGCGCCCAGCGCCGATGCGGTGATCTGCCATTTGTTTTCCCAGCGCTGCGCAAAGCGCAGTAACAGCAGTGGCGCCAGCGGGTAGGCCAGCGAGATCGCAAACGCATAGGCCAGGCTCTTGGTCACCCCGGTGCCCTGCGCGGCGATCAGGGCCGGCAGCCAGTTGCCGAAGCCGAAGAAGCCGATCGCCTGAAAGACATGGAACACCACCAGCATGCCGATACGCCCGCGATACGGCGCGCGCCATAGCAGCGACACCTGCGCCTGGGCGGCAGGCAGCGCATCGGGCGCCTGCGGCTTCGGCAATGGCGCACCCAGGTCGCGCTCGCAGCGTGCCTCCAGTTGCGCCAGCACCGCATCGGCCTCGGTGTCACGGCCCTGGGTGGCAAGCCAGCGGGCCGATTCCGGCAGGCGGCTGCGCAACCACCAGATCGCCAGCGCGAACACGCCGCTCAGCAGCACCACCCAGCGCCAGCCGCTGACGCCCAGTGGCGCGTGTGGCACCAGCAGCCATGCACTCAGCGCCACTGTCGGCACCGCCAGGAACTGCACGAAGAACGCAAACGCGAACGCCGCACCGCGCATATGCCGGGGTACCAGTTCGGACAGATAGGTGTCGATGGTCACCAGCTCGATGCCCAACCCGATGCCGACCACAAAGCGCAGCACGATCACGCCGGTGGCCGTACTCTGCAGCCCCATCGCCACGGTAGCCGCGGTGTACCAGACCAGGGCGAAGGTGAACACCAGGCGTCGACCGAAGCGATCGGCGAACGGGCTCAGGAGTGCGGCGCCCACGAACAGCCCCAGAAAGGTGGCTGCGGCGAATGCGGCCTGATCGGACATGCCGAATGCGCCATCGCTGCCCTGGGCAAAGATGCCGTCGGCGATCAAGCCCGGACTGATGTAGGCGGTCTGGAACAGGTCGTACAGCTCGAAGAAGCCGCCCAGCGCCAGCAGGGCGACCAGCCGCCACAAGGTGGCGCTGGCGGGCAGGCGATCGATACGCGCGGCAATCCGTGCAACGTCGGCACTGCGCGCGGATGCAGCAGGGGAGGTCATGGTCATACCGTGCAGCCAGGTGAACGCCATCATAGCCAGCGGCCGCTCGCCACCCGGCAGGTGCTTCGTCGGGCGCTCGACGCGTTCGTCTCCGCGTGCGTACCGGCCGGCAGCAAGGGACATCGGCGCGTTCGACTTCCACCCGTACACGGCCGAGGTCGCTGGCTGGCCGCCGCGCTGTTTGATGGCTGGAATGCTGTAATCCTGCCCGGCGGCGGCAAGGCGACTGGCAAAGCCGCCGGTCAGCCCCATCTCTGGCATATCGTCTTTGATCCGGAGTCATTCCATGACCCCCATTTCCGTACTCGATCTGGCGCCGGTCTGCGAAGGCAGCGACACCACCCACGCCTTTACCAACATGCTGGATCTGGCGCAGCACGCCGAGCGTTGGGGCTACCAGCGCTACTGGCTGGCCGAACACCACAACATGCCGGGTATCGCCAGCGCCGCCACTGCGGTGCTGATCGGCCACGTGGCCGGCGGCACCACGACCATTCGCGTCGGCGCCGGCGGCATCATGCTGCCCAACCACGCACCGCTGCAGGTGGCCGAGCAGTTCGGCACGCTGGCCTCGCTGTATCCGCAGCGCATCGACCTGGGCCTGGGGCGCGCCCCAGGCACCGACCAGCCCACCGCACGCGCGCTGCGTCGTTATTTCGACAGCGCCGACCAGTTCCCGCAGGACGTTGCCGAGCTGCTGCGCTACTTCGCGCCGGCGGTGCCGGGGCAGCTGGTGCAGGCCGTCCCCGGTGCCGGCCTCAACCTCCCGGTGTGGCTGCTGGGGTCGAGCCTGTTCAGTGCGCGGCTGGCGGCGGCCATGGGCTTGTCGTTCGCCTTCGCCTCGCATTTCGCGCCCGAGGCGATGGATGAAGCGGTGGCGATCTATCGCCGCCACTTCCGCCCGTCCGCGCAGTTGGCCAAGCCGCACGTCATGCTGGCCTTGAACGTGGTGGCCGCCGAAACGCAGGCGCAGGCACGCCGGCTGTTCACCACCCAGCAGCAGAGCTTCGTCAATCTGCGGCGCGGCAAGCCGGGCAAGATTCCAGCGCCGATCGACGACATCGACAGTTTCTGGCAGCCGCACGAGCGCGCCGGAGTGGAGCGCGCGCTTGCCTGCACGGTGCTGGGCGACGCCGAGCAGGTGGCGCAGGGCGTGGCGACCTTCATCGAGCGGCATGCGCCCGATGAGTTGCTGTTCACCGCCAACATCTACGAGCACAGCGCGCGTTTGCGCTCGTTCGAAATTGCCGCCGCCGCGGTGCGCGAGCTGAGCGTGACCACGGTGTGATTCACGTCGCTTTGCGCGTCAATCCGCTCAGATGCGTGCACATCCATTAGGAGGCACGCATGCAACTTCACGAACGCGGCCAGAGCATCAAGCAGCTGGCCGAATTGATCCGCGGGGTAGATATCGCCATGTTCACCACCGTCTCGGCCGACGGCAAGCTGGTGAGCCGCCCGTTGGGCACGCAGGAAGTGGAATTCGACGGCGACCTGTGGTTCGCCACCGCCGCCGACAGCCCGAAGGTGGCAGAAATCGCCGCCGATCCGCGCGTCAACGTGGCCTACGCTTCGGCATCGAAGAATACCTATGTGTCGGTGGCCGGCACCGCGCAGGTGGTGCACGACCGCGCCAAGATCGAGAAACTGTGGTCGCCGGCGATGAAGGTGTTTTTCCCCGGTGGCAAGGACGACCCAAGCTTGCGCCTGATCCATGTACGCGCCGAATCGGCCGAATACTGGGACGGCCCGAGCGGCCTGCTCGGCAAGGCGCTGTATTTCGTCATGACCGCCGTCACCGACGACCCCGGCAGCCTGTCCGACAACCGCGTGGTCGATCTGAAGTAAAGCCCCAATGGGCCACCGCTGGTAAATGCAGAATAGTCTGCTAGTGCAGCACAGCGCTTAAGTCCCTCTGCCTGCGCGATTGGCCCATCACCTCCGCGCACCTGGCCCCTCTCCCCGCGGGAGAGGGGTTGGGGTGAGGGTACGGCATCGTTGCGGGCGACGAACGGCTGCACTTTAAGACCGGCCAGTCCCGATGCAATGACCCGCACGCCTGTTCGTCGGCCCGGCGTACAGTTCGGCACCGGGTAATTCAAACACTCGCAGCGCCAAGATATGCGGAAGTAAAGACGCTACAACCCTGAGCCCCCTCCGGCCTTATCGCCAAGCTTCCGGCCACTATCCGCGAATCAGGTCCACCAGCTGATCCGAAGTCACGCCGAACACGGCCACCGAGATCAGCGCCGCCACCCAGCCTGCCAGCAGCAGCGCGCCGTCGCGTTCCAGCAAGGCCAACGCGAACAACAGCAGGATCAGCCCGAAGAGGTAGTTGGTGAACGGAATCGGCAGCGTCAGCAGGATGCCGACCAGCACCAGCAGCAGCCCGGTAAACACCTGTGCCGGCAGGCGATCCAGCAGCCCATGCAGGCGTGGCTTGAGCAGGCGGTCCAGCCGCCGCAGGGTGGGCGCAAGTTTGGCCACGAAGCGCTGGCTGGTACGCCGCCGCGGCCCGCGTTCGCCAATGAAGCCCGGCACCCACGGTTTGCGCAGGCAGCACATCATCTGCAGCCCGATCAGCACGGTCAGCGGGCCGCTGATGCCGCCGGCCACGCCGGGAATCGGAATGAACGAGGGCAGGATCGCCAAGAACAGGAACACGCCGAACGCGCTCTGCTGCAGGTCCGCCAAAATCTCGCGCACGCGCAGCACCTGCTCCGGGTCGCCATCGCTGAAGGCCGCCAGCAGGCTGCGGATGCCTTCGTTGCGATAGCGCATCTGCTCCTCGTCCGCATCCCCGGGCGGCGGCCCACCCTCAGCCGACGATGTCATCGCTGTCCTCGTCGCCGACCCGGCTCAGCAACAGCTTGTCCACGCGCGCGCCGTCCAGGTCCACGATCTCGATGCGCCATCCGGCCCAGTCGAAGAACTCGCCGGCCTGCGGAATACGCCCGAAATAATAGATGCACAGCCCGGCCAGCGTGTGGTAATCGCCATCCTCGGCGTCCGGCAATTCGGCGCCCAGCACTTCGCGCAGTTCTTCCACCGGCAGCGAGCCGTCGATCAGCAGCGACCCGTCGGCGCGCGTGACCACCAGCGCGTCCTCGTCGGTATTTTCGACAGCCTGCAGCCGCCCGACCACCGCGCCCATCAGGTCGCTGATGGTCACCAGCCCGCGGATCTCGCCGTATTCGTCCACCACCAGCGCCATCGACTGCTGTTCTTCGCGGAAGATCTCCAGCAGCTTCATCGCATGCGTGGATTCGGACACGAACAACGTGTCGCGCAGCGCCTGGAACAGGTGCGCGCCGTGCCCATCCAGACGCGTGACCAGCGATTTGACTTCCAGCACGCCGGCGATGTCCTGGTCGCTGCCGCGATACACCGGATAGCGGGAGAATTCGTGTTCGCGCATGACCGCCAAGTTGCGTTCCGGCTCGGCGTTGGCGTCCAGCCAGGCGATGCGGTTGCGCGGCGTCATCAGGCTGTCGGCGGTGCGGTCGCCCAGCCGCATCACGCGGTTCATCATGTCGCGCTCGTGCGCGTCGATCACCCCGGCCTCGTGGCTTTCGGCCACCAGCATGCGGATCTCTTCTTCGGTCACCGAAGCCGATTCGTCCTTGCCCATGCCCAGCAGACGCAGCACCAGCCGGGTGGAGCGCGCCAGCACCCACACGCCGGGCGCGGCGATCCTGGCCAGCCAGGCCATCGGCACCGCGACGACGCCTGCGATGTCCTCGGAATTGCGCAGGGCCAGTCGCTTGGGGACCAGTTCGCCGAAGATCAGCGTCAGGAAGGTAATCAGCGCCACCGCCAGCGTGCTGCCGATCACCACCGAATACGGGCGCGGCTTGCCGACCAGCTCGAAGGTGGCCGACAAGGCGGGGAACAGCCCCTGCAGCCAGTTGCTGATGGCCTCGCCGATCGCCTCGCCACCGAACACGCCGGTCAGGATGCCGATCAGGGTGATGCCGATCTGGACAGTGGACAGGAAGTTTTCCGGGCTTTCGGCCAGTGCCAGTGCGCGGGCGGCGCGCTTGCTGGAGCCGGCCATCTGCTTCAGCCGGCTCTTGCGCGAGGTCATCAACGACATTTCCGACATCGCGAAGAAGCCGTTCAGCAGGATCAGCGCGATGACGATCAGAAACTCAACCACGGGCGCAGTCCCCGGTCAATGAAGGGGAGGGCGGGGTTGCACTGCATTGGCCGGCGCGCACGGGGGCGGGGCGGCAAGCGGGGGGGATAGGGTCGTCTTCCATAGGGTGCGCCCGAAGGCGCGCAGGCATGGTAGCAAACCACAGGGTGGTTCGAGCCGGGAAATGCCGATGTGAAGGCCATCGGCGGCACCGATATACCCAGACAGGTCATGGAACGGTCATAATTCGCCCTTGGTGCCGTCCTCCCTCGACGGCAGGAAGTTCTCCACCCATGTTCTCGTTGCAGACCATCTTCGGTTCCGGCAAGCAGTTCTATTCGCTCCTGAACGAAGCGGCGCAGGCCGCCTACGACAGCACCAAGGCCTTGCATGCCATGATGCGCGAGTCCGATCGGCAGCCCGCGCTGGACGCCTTCAAGCTCGCCCGCCTGCGCGAACGC
The window above is part of the Xanthomonas cassavae CFBP 4642 genome. Proteins encoded here:
- a CDS encoding ATP-binding cassette domain-containing protein; translated protein: MFRHARNRIRAVLHGFVDTLVPADRPAVALYVALSLAAACIGSLVAVCLLPLVQPGHSVQLAGYRLAVPGGLPVQAGVFVVVSALFALLRWHGARLAARLTSRYALGLRRRVHAALMDAPLPALSGASSAEIANVLTYNIEIATQGFSAVLQLLVAGITALVSVCVAVSIVPALLLATPLLALLAWLGLRISSSDVQARISRDYVADMTQLFWLSEDFPRRLRHVRSFEREAVETRQYEHMSTRLGRGYAQQQELVAASRLVLELTAVAAIAGILVLANLWQGADRAALITVGLLLGRLLPYLVTTRQSVQQLRSAWPALQLWRRYVDLGTPGAPASNAAAERLPAVLHLERIDLAPPLPALAIDGLLLVAGEMTLVVGPSGIGKSSLMDVLSGQTPPLLFEAHMSGRRLDFAAYRQLIRHSAYVSQAVRPWQCNVRECLDWALPGTPDDRMWDVLCDVGLGARLQREGQGLDTVINGQEGRLSGGELQRLLLAQVLLRAPTLAVLDEATSALDADAEQQVLVTLRQRLPQTALVVVSHRTSLAAVADRTVALGGAAVAQAQGRVTAMATRRGA
- a CDS encoding MFS transporter gives rise to the protein MTSPAASARSADVARIAARIDRLPASATLWRLVALLALGGFFELYDLFQTAYISPGLIADGIFAQGSDGAFGMSDQAAFAAATFLGLFVGAALLSPFADRFGRRLVFTFALVWYTAATVAMGLQSTATGVIVLRFVVGIGLGIELVTIDTYLSELVPRHMRGAAFAFAFFVQFLAVPTVALSAWLLVPHAPLGVSGWRWVVLLSGVFALAIWWLRSRLPESARWLATQGRDTEADAVLAQLEARCERDLGAPLPKPQAPDALPAAQAQVSLLWRAPYRGRIGMLVVFHVFQAIGFFGFGNWLPALIAAQGTGVTKSLAYAFAISLAYPLAPLLLLRFAQRWENKWQITASALGAVLLGVLFSLQHQAAGMVACGAMIAFCNAWMSFAYHGYQAELFPTGLRARAVGFCYSFSRLSTAVSSVLIGWLLTQVGSHGVLSFIVISMSIVASVIAVFGPRTRNLALEEIAG
- a CDS encoding LLM class flavin-dependent oxidoreductase is translated as MTPISVLDLAPVCEGSDTTHAFTNMLDLAQHAERWGYQRYWLAEHHNMPGIASAATAVLIGHVAGGTTTIRVGAGGIMLPNHAPLQVAEQFGTLASLYPQRIDLGLGRAPGTDQPTARALRRYFDSADQFPQDVAELLRYFAPAVPGQLVQAVPGAGLNLPVWLLGSSLFSARLAAAMGLSFAFASHFAPEAMDEAVAIYRRHFRPSAQLAKPHVMLALNVVAAETQAQARRLFTTQQQSFVNLRRGKPGKIPAPIDDIDSFWQPHERAGVERALACTVLGDAEQVAQGVATFIERHAPDELLFTANIYEHSARLRSFEIAAAAVRELSVTTV
- a CDS encoding pyridoxamine 5'-phosphate oxidase family protein — protein: MQLHERGQSIKQLAELIRGVDIAMFTTVSADGKLVSRPLGTQEVEFDGDLWFATAADSPKVAEIAADPRVNVAYASASKNTYVSVAGTAQVVHDRAKIEKLWSPAMKVFFPGGKDDPSLRLIHVRAESAEYWDGPSGLLGKALYFVMTAVTDDPGSLSDNRVVDLK
- a CDS encoding exopolysaccharide biosynthesis protein, with the protein product MTSSAEGGPPPGDADEEQMRYRNEGIRSLLAAFSDGDPEQVLRVREILADLQQSAFGVFLFLAILPSFIPIPGVAGGISGPLTVLIGLQMMCCLRKPWVPGFIGERGPRRRTSQRFVAKLAPTLRRLDRLLKPRLHGLLDRLPAQVFTGLLLVLVGILLTLPIPFTNYLFGLILLLFALALLERDGALLLAGWVAALISVAVFGVTSDQLVDLIRG
- a CDS encoding hemolysin family protein, with the protein product MVEFLIVIALILLNGFFAMSEMSLMTSRKSRLKQMAGSSKRAARALALAESPENFLSTVQIGITLIGILTGVFGGEAIGEAISNWLQGLFPALSATFELVGKPRPYSVVIGSTLAVALITFLTLIFGELVPKRLALRNSEDIAGVVAVPMAWLARIAAPGVWVLARSTRLVLRLLGMGKDESASVTEEEIRMLVAESHEAGVIDAHERDMMNRVMRLGDRTADSLMTPRNRIAWLDANAEPERNLAVMREHEFSRYPVYRGSDQDIAGVLEVKSLVTRLDGHGAHLFQALRDTLFVSESTHAMKLLEIFREEQQSMALVVDEYGEIRGLVTISDLMGAVVGRLQAVENTDEDALVVTRADGSLLIDGSLPVEELREVLGAELPDAEDGDYHTLAGLCIYYFGRIPQAGEFFDWAGWRIEIVDLDGARVDKLLLSRVGDEDSDDIVG